From Natator depressus isolate rNatDep1 chromosome 7, rNatDep2.hap1, whole genome shotgun sequence, the proteins below share one genomic window:
- the LOC141991603 gene encoding mannose-binding protein-like codes for MHLHQPVKALVLAMALMMASGGDINKHEEYMHACPVIQCCAPGTNGLPGRDGRDGKEGPKGEKGDQGDGLRGLQGFPGKAGPQGAKGDQGPQGEKGQKGESASEKLTISYSAFDALQRQVAALEKNIQTLQADVSRHQNFFSLQWVKSVGKKRFMSTGRKDSFENGKSLCAKAGGALACPRNQAENTALQEIVKASEQTYLGISDVQTEGKFVYLNGEPVTYTNWNTGEPNNNGNEDCVVMYDNGKWNDLDCSNSKVSIICEF; via the exons ATGCATCTCCATCAGCCTGTCAAAGCTCTGGTGCTGGCCATGGCATTGATGATGGCATCAGGTGGGGATATAAATAAACATGAAGAGTACATGCATGCATGCCCAGTCATTCAATGTTGTGCTCCTGGAACCAATGGTTTACCAGGCAGAGATGGAAGAGATGGGAAAGAGGGTCCCAAAGGAGAAAAGGGAGACCAAG GAGACGGACTGAGGGGTTTGCAGGGCTTCCCTGGAAAGGCAGGACCTCAGGGAGCAAAAGGAGATCAAGGACCACAAGGCGAGAAAGGACAAAAGGGAGAAAGTGCAAGTGAGAAGTTGACTATCTCTTACTCAG CATTTGATGCTCTTCAAAGACAAGTCGCTGCTTTGGAAAAGAACATCCAGACTCTTCAAGCTGACGTTAGCAGACACCAAAATT TTTTCTCTTTGCAGTGGGTCAAGAGTGTTGGTAAGAAAAGATTTATGTCAACGGGCAGAAAAGattcttttgaaaatggaaaatccCTGTGCGCAAAAGCTGGAGGTGCACTCGCCTGTCCACGCAATCAGGCTGAGAACACAGCCTTGCAAGAAATAGTGAAGGCTTCCGAACAAACATATTTAGGGATCTCTGATGTGCAAACTGAAGGCAAATTTGTGTATCTGAATGGAGAACCTGTAACTTACACAAACTGGAACACAGGAGAACCAAACAATAATGGTAACGAAGACTGTGTTGTAATGTATGACAATGGAAAGTGGAATGACCTGGATTGTTCAAATTCAAAAGTATCAATTATTTGTGAATTTTAA